The genomic interval GAAAAACAAGCATGAGAGTTTTAGGAATTAGTCCTTTGGACAAGGACGCGACCGCTTCATTCGTCGAAGACGGAAAGATCTTGTTTGCCTGCGGGGAGGAACGCCTCTCCCGCACCAAGCTGCAGGACGGCTTTCCGTTTCGGGCGATCGAACTGGGGCTCCAGCAGACGCAGTGGTCATTGGACTCCATCGACGTCGTGGCTTACTCCTTTTTTGACGGAGACACAGAAACCAATCTGATGCGACAGGCCATGCAGCAGGACGAACAGTTCCATGGTGCCTCGGATACTCAAGCCTCCTTGGACGAATTGGCCAAGCTGCGTAAGTCAGGCTATCACCCAGATTTTTCGATTCCAATCCCTGGCCTGCAACCGTCTGAGGAGATCCTGGCACCCAAGGCGTGGCACAAACGCAAGCTGTACAGCCTATCGGGCTACTCACCGAAGATGGACGCGAGACTGCACCGACGCAACTTTCGTCATTGGGTACGAGACGCATCGGCGGACCATCACTTGCGGACCCAACAGTTGACCGAAGGACTGACCAAGCTTGGGTTGTTGTCCAAGTTGCAGCGATTCAACCACCACCTCTGTCATGCTGCCAATGCTTTCTACTGCTCTGGATACCGCGATGCGTTGGTGATGTCGTTTGATGGATACGGTAGCGGCAACTGCGGTGCCGTCTATCGGGGCAGCGCGGATGGTCTGGAAAAGCTGCACGAGTTCTCCTTTCCCAATTCGCTCGGTCAGTATTACGAGTACGTCACGTCCGCGTTGGGCTATCGACCGGGACGCCACGAGGGCAAGATCGTGGGACTCGCCGCGTACGGTAATCCCGAAATCTTGGGACCGGTGCTTCGTGAACGATTCACCGGAATGGACCAAGGGGACATCCGAATCCGAGCCGCGACCAATTTTTACTTCACACGGTTGCTGGCACAATCGTTCTCCAAACGTGACATGGCGGCTGCCTACCAAACCGTGTTGGAGGAGGTTGTCAAACAGGTCGCTGGCTTCTGGGTGGATAAGACCGGTCTTTCCAATGTCTGTTTGTCAGGGGGCGTGAATGCCAACGTCAAGCTGAATCAGCGGATCCACGAATGCGATGGCGTTGAGTCGGTTTTCGTTTACCCCAACATGGGCGATGGTGGATGTGGAACCGGGGCGGCGATGCTGGCTCTGGATCCGTCTCAGCGGCCGACAACGGTTTTAGAAAACGCTTACTTGGGACCTGAGTACAGTGACGACGAAATTCAGGCCGCGTTGACTGCGTCTTGTCTGGCATTCACCAAACATGAGAACATCGAAGATGTGATCGCGGAACACTTGGCAAAGAATCACATCGTGGCGCGTTTTCATGGACGAATGGAGTATGGCCCTCGGGCACTGGGAAACCGCTCGATTTTGTACCCCGCCCAGGATCCAGAGGTGAACCTATGGCTGAATCATCAGTTGGGCCGGACGGAGTTCATGCCGTTTGCGCCCGCCGCATTGGCCGAGGAAGCCCCGCGATTGTTCAAGAACCTGGAGGGATGCGAAAAGACGGCGGAGTTCATGACCGTCACGTTTGACTGCACCGACCAAATGAAATCGCAATGTCCGGCTGCCGTCCATGTCGACGGGACCGCGCGTCCTCAATTGGTCAGCGAACGAACGAACCCCAGTTTCTACAAGTTGTTGAAGGCGTATCACGCGTTGACGGGCGTCGCCTCGGTAATCAACACGAGTTTCAACATGCACGAAGAACCGATCGTCTGCTCGCCGGATGACGCCATTCGTGCGTTTCTTGATGGCAGAATCGATATCCTAGGAATCGGTTCATTCTTAGTGCCCCACCCAAAGATCGACGAGATCGAAAAAGAACGCCGGGCCGAAGCCCTGACGGCGTCGTCTTAGCGAGTGTATTGAGACAGGTTGTCGAGCAAAGTTGACTCGTTTAACGCCAAGCCGCAGGCGACAACGTTCCGGCTTGCACAAAATGATTATGTGCAAACACAGCCTATTAAAAACACAGTCGCCTACGGCTTGTCGTTAAACGATTGAATTGCATTGCCGCCAACCCGGGGCAGGCGATTGTGTCTGGGCAACACTCCAACTCATGCTAATCTCACACCCACTGGCCAAATGATCGCCGCTAAGCAGCACGGAAGCTTTTGTCTTCGAGAGGTTGCTGGAATCGACCGATTCCAGCAACCAGTTTCGGTCGGAATCCCATTTTCCGACGAGAACTGCACGCTTCCGACACATATCATCGATGAGGCAGGCAAGCACACCGCGTGTCAGTGCTCGGTGCTATCCAAGTGGGCGTCTGGGCGTCCGCGTTGGGTGCTGATCACCGCATGCGTAGACATTCTGTCACATTCGGCCTCTGAATTCTGGTTGTCAGATGACCATCCCGTCAGTGCGAGTTCCACTCACACGCACGAATTGGTTGCCAAAACGTCAGCGTCGAGTCTGCCATCCTTGTTGTCTGTTGATCGCGATGCATTTGCGTCAATCGGTACTGAGCTGTCGGTCGTTCGACAGAACGGCGAATCAATGGTGTTGCAGATTCAGCATAGTGACCAAGTCGCCGACGGTCCGGTTTATCGAACACTCAGTGTGACGGGGAACCTGGGGGCACGGCGTCCGATTCGATTCATCATCCGTGCGACACACTACAAGCCGGCTGGTTTGTTCAAGGTAGAGCTGACGCTGCACAATCCCAGACGAGCTGAACACCAAGGAGGGTTCTGGGACTTGGGTGATCCACAATCGGAGCATGTCGAATCAGCAGTCCTCTCGTTCTCGTCAGACTTTGCTGCCGACCGAACGCTCCATTGGAAAGAACAGCAGGACTCTCAGTGGATGCATAGCGACCTGAAAAACTGGTCACTTAGTCAACTCAACAGTGGCGGGCAACGATGGCAAAGCCGCGTGCATGTTGACGCCCAAGGCAATGTTCTGTCGGGATCGCCTGGTTACGAAGTCACGTTGGATGGAAAAGTGACGCGAGGAACACGTGCCGCACCAACGGTGCAGCTCCAGGATCACCGGAGTTGCCTTGCCGCAACGATGGTCGATTTCTGGCAAAAATTTCCAAGCGCGATGGAGATTGACGGTTCGTCAATCAAGACACACCTGTATCCCAAACACGCGTGCGGTGCCATGGAGCTACAGCCGGGCGAACAAACCACGAGAACCGTTTGGCTGAGTATCGCTCGTCCAGATTCGCGGCCTGATGAACTGGACTGGGTGCATTGCCCACTGGTGGCTGTTCCGACCGAAACCAGAATGCGAGAAACGGACGGACTGGAATGGGTTGCCTCCATTCCCATTGGACATTTCGGTAACAGCTCCATTGTGGGGCATAACGTTGAATCTCTGGCAAGTACAGCTGGTGCAAGCGAGCGCGTCGACGCGAAAACACCGCGACAGTCGATCGCGACGGACGCGGATTTGTTGGAAGAGATGCTGTCGGGCGATCGCAACTTTTTCTGGAAGCGAGAACAGATCGACGAATACGGATGGCGAAACTACGGTGATTCCTGGGCCGATCACGAGGAAGCTTATTCAGAAGACCCCAAGCCGGTGATCTCCCACTACAACAATCAGTACGATTTGCTGCAGGGCTTGCTGCGTCAATATTTAAGAACTTATGATCCGCGCTGGTGGGCGTTGGCTCGGCCACTGGCGGAACATGTGATGGACATCGACATCTATCACACGGAGAAAGACAAGGCCGCGTATAACGGGGGCCTTTTCTGGCACACGTCGCACTACCGTGATGC from Stieleria varia carries:
- a CDS encoding carbamoyltransferase family protein, whose translation is MRVLGISPLDKDATASFVEDGKILFACGEERLSRTKLQDGFPFRAIELGLQQTQWSLDSIDVVAYSFFDGDTETNLMRQAMQQDEQFHGASDTQASLDELAKLRKSGYHPDFSIPIPGLQPSEEILAPKAWHKRKLYSLSGYSPKMDARLHRRNFRHWVRDASADHHLRTQQLTEGLTKLGLLSKLQRFNHHLCHAANAFYCSGYRDALVMSFDGYGSGNCGAVYRGSADGLEKLHEFSFPNSLGQYYEYVTSALGYRPGRHEGKIVGLAAYGNPEILGPVLRERFTGMDQGDIRIRAATNFYFTRLLAQSFSKRDMAAAYQTVLEEVVKQVAGFWVDKTGLSNVCLSGGVNANVKLNQRIHECDGVESVFVYPNMGDGGCGTGAAMLALDPSQRPTTVLENAYLGPEYSDDEIQAALTASCLAFTKHENIEDVIAEHLAKNHIVARFHGRMEYGPRALGNRSILYPAQDPEVNLWLNHQLGRTEFMPFAPAALAEEAPRLFKNLEGCEKTAEFMTVTFDCTDQMKSQCPAAVHVDGTARPQLVSERTNPSFYKLLKAYHALTGVASVINTSFNMHEEPIVCSPDDAIRAFLDGRIDILGIGSFLVPHPKIDEIEKERRAEALTASS